The following proteins come from a genomic window of Microbacterium sp. SY138:
- a CDS encoding endo-beta-N-acetylglucosaminidase H → MTQSHVKIHRFRKGLAALAGVALATVGAVAASPAVAESPATDPKVVAYVEVNSNDLANVADYTLADSGTPAVDMAIIFAANINYDGEKAYLHFNDRVTATLDDAENQIRPVQARGTKVLLSVLGNHQGAGFANFTSYEEADAFAAQLADAVTTYGLDGIDFDDEYAQYGVDGTPQPNAQSFGWLATALRDRLGPDKIISLYAIGETYTVTDFSLFDVAGVIDYAWNPYYPTYDAPTIPGFGDKTRLGAAAIDLANVSSSTAADFAERTVADGYGVYVAYNLTATDQSALLSGITQQLKGEATQYTAAP, encoded by the coding sequence GGAGCCGTCGCCGCCTCGCCGGCTGTCGCCGAGAGCCCCGCGACCGATCCGAAGGTGGTGGCGTACGTCGAGGTGAACTCGAACGATTTAGCGAACGTGGCCGACTACACGCTGGCGGATTCGGGCACGCCCGCCGTCGACATGGCGATCATCTTCGCCGCCAACATCAACTACGACGGCGAGAAGGCATACCTGCACTTCAACGACCGCGTCACCGCGACGCTCGACGATGCCGAGAACCAGATCCGCCCTGTGCAGGCGCGCGGCACCAAGGTGCTGCTCTCCGTGCTCGGCAACCATCAGGGGGCGGGATTCGCGAACTTCACCTCGTACGAAGAAGCCGATGCCTTCGCCGCCCAACTCGCCGACGCGGTGACGACCTACGGGCTCGACGGCATCGACTTCGATGACGAGTACGCGCAGTACGGAGTCGACGGCACGCCGCAGCCCAACGCGCAGTCGTTCGGATGGCTGGCGACGGCTCTCCGCGATCGCCTGGGCCCCGACAAGATCATCAGCCTGTACGCGATCGGCGAGACGTACACCGTGACCGACTTCAGCCTGTTCGACGTCGCGGGCGTGATCGACTACGCCTGGAACCCGTACTACCCCACGTACGACGCGCCGACCATCCCGGGCTTCGGGGACAAGACCCGCCTCGGGGCTGCGGCGATCGACCTCGCGAACGTGAGCTCGTCGACGGCCGCGGACTTCGCCGAGCGCACGGTGGCCGACGGGTACGGCGTGTACGTCGCGTACAACCTCACCGCGACGGACCAGTCCGCGCTGCTGTCCGGGATCACGCAGCAGCTCAAGGGAGAGGCGACGCAGTACACGGCTGCGCCGTGA